GCTGGTCTCGACCACGACACTCGCGATGGGTGTGAATCTTCCCGCGCAGACGGTGTTTATCGACTGCTACAAATATCAACCGGGACGGCACGGACAGCGCGCCGTCGTCGCGCCGCTGGGCTGGAGCGAATACGAGGCGATGTCGGGACGCGCCGGACGTTATGGCCGCGGCGCGCAGTTTGGCCGCTCGGTGCTGATCGCCAATTCGGATATCGAGGCCGAAACCTTGTGGAAACTCTATGTCGAAGGCTGTGCCGACAGCGTGGGGTCTTCCCTGCAGTCGTTGGCGATGGCGGATGTCATACTCGATCTGGTTTCGGCGCGGGTTGTCAACAAGGTGTCGGAGATCGTTCCGACATTGCAATCAACGTTCTTTGCCGCAGTCGAAGGCGCTGTCGATGAAGACTGGATAACCGATTCGGTCGAGCGATTGAAGTCACAGCGGATGGTCTTCGTCAAGAAGGATGAAATCTCCGCCTCGCCGATGGGACAGCTCGCGAGCCTGCGCGGTATCGGTTCGGCCTCGCTGTCTCGACTGGCAGCACGATGTTGCGCGAATACAATGGCAGTGACCGCTTGAGCTGGCTCTATTCCGTCGCGATGCTTCCCGACTTTCGAATTGACGGGCATCTATCTCGATGCCTCTGACGACTACGGCAAATCGTATCGCATCCGCTTGTCACGATATCTCAATGAACATTCGCAGACCGCGCCGTGGCTGATGCGACTTGTCGATGACGAATACCTCTTGACCGATCGCGAGTTGCTGGGATTGAAGACCGCGTTCCTGCTCTGCGAATGGCCGACCTCAATCGAAACAGCCGATCTGGAATTGCGCTTCAAGACGCATTGCGGTGCGATGCTGCAAATGTCGGAGACCGCGGCGTGGTTGGTTGATTCGCTCGCCGAACTGGCGGAGTTGCTTCATCAACCGAAGGGGCAGATCGCGCAGTTGCGGACATTGGCGCACGTCACCGGCAGAGGATTCGATCTGCCCGGATCGATTTTCGATGCCGCCGGATTCGACGCCGAAAATCGCGACTTGGTGTGGCGGTTGTTCAATGCCGGCTTCGTGACAACGGGACACTTCACAAACGAAAAGCGGGCCAAGCTGGCGGCGCTGGTTGGCGATGCCGCCGCCGAATATCTGATTACGAAATTTGGAGAACTACGAAAGAGAAATAGCGCTGAACTGAACAGCGAGGAGGAAACCATGCCATTATTGAAACTGCGCGGCCTGCTCAAAGGCGAGCGCGTGCGGATCTGCTTCAACGAGGCGGAAATCGATTTGACACCGAAGAGCTTCAACTATCTCTACAAGCTCGGGGCGGCGCGATTCCTCAAGCCGGAGGGCTGGATGAGCAAGGAAGAGATTGAACCGGGATTCAACCAGGCGAAGAACATCTATCGGGTCAAACAGGAACTCAAGCGTTTCGCGACGGGACTTGAGAACATGATCGAAAACAACAAGTCGGGATTCTATCGTCTCAATCTCAAGCCGGAGCAAATCAAAATCGATGTCGAATCGATGGAGGCTTATTCCGACTTCGAACTGGCGGAACTCACCAAGCGCCTCTCCAACGCGACGGTGAGTTAGGGAAGAGGCGGCAAACAATGGCGTCACCAAATCACGGGAGACCCCATTTCCCCTCTCCCGATGGCCGACTAGGTCCCGCTTTGCGGGAGAGAGGGATTAAGGGTGAGGGCGTTTCGTAGACCAGGTCTCCTTACCGGAAGCTCACCGGAATCAGGAGCATCTCATTGGAGACCTGCCAGTCTTGACCAGCCGTCTAATTGTAGGCAGCGGTGCTCTTGCCGTTAGAAGCACTTCACTGGAGACCTGCCAATTTCTGTGACGAAAGCGGCAACCACTGGCAGGTCTCTCAGCACGCCTCTTCAAATGACACGCCGTTTCGGCAACGAGACCTGCCCTACAAGGGGGCCGGGGAGAGGAATTAGGGTGAGGGCGTCCTTACCGGAAGCTCACCGGAATTAGAAGCATCTCATTGGAGACCTGCCAATCTTTGTGGCGAACACAGCAAACACTGGCAGGTCTCTCAGCACGCCTCTTCAAATGATCACGCCGTTTCGGCAACGAGACCTGCCCTACAACTTTCCCCTCTCCCGACGGCCGATTAGGTCCCGCCTTGCGGGAGAGAGGGACCAACGGTGAGGACCTATCGCAAACTATCACTTTCACAAACTTGCCCAACCCATTGCCTTGCTTCAAATTGAAACATGCTAAAATCAGCCAAAATAACCACAACAGGGATTACCCCGATTGTCCGATAATTGTACAAAGAAATCGTTCCCGTCTGCGGTACCAATGGCGGTGACATTCACGGACGAATCGACTAATCGTCGCCTGCCGGGTAGGCTGTACCCCGCGGGAGAATAGGAGTTCAGCCATTCCATGAGCGGAACTAACCGCCAGCTACCCATCATCCCATTGCGTTCGACGATTATTTTCCCCGGCTGCGTCGAGACCATTCAGATTAGCTTGCCGCGCAATCTGCTGCTGCTTCGCGAACTGCGCGATTCACAACAGCCGATTGTCATGATACCGGTGCGCGATGGCCGCGGCGAAATCACCGCTGCCGGCGATCTGGAAGGCATCGGCGTGCTCGCTCGTCCGCTTGTGACTCAAACCTCGCGCGACAGCACTTGCAGTGTGACCTTTGAGGCCGTTCGCCGCATCAGACTCGAACGATTGACCGGCACCGAACCGTATCTCGTCGGCGACTTCATCGAACTCCCGCCGGAGCAGGATATCGATTCGTTGGAGCGCGCACTTGAAAAGGTGTTCTCCTATGCCGTTCGCGTTTTGACGACCGACACGCATTATTCGCCCGAAGTCTACGAGATTTTCAAAGCTAACCGTACCGACATCGACCGTTTCGTTGATGTCGTTTCGCATCATCTGCACTTCCCGTTCAGCGAGAAGCGTTCGCTTTTGTCGGCGGTCTCGCTCAAAGAGCGCATCTTCCATCTTTTGGATTTGCTCAGCGAGGAATGCCAGCGCATCGAGCTGGAGGATGAACTCAAGGTTAAGGTCGAAGACTCGATCAACAAATCCCAGCGCGAATTCTTCCTGCGCGCCAAACTGAAAGAAATCAAACGCGAGCTCGGCGAGGACTACGATGACGACAACGTCGCCTCGACCTATCGCCGCCGCATCAATATGATTCATGACCTCCCGATTGAGGTCCGTGAGCAGTTGTTCCTGGAAACCGAGCGCCTCAAGATGCTCTCCCCTGCTTCGGCTGAGTTTGGCTCGATCAAACGCTATCTCGATTGGCTGATGGCGGTACCGTGGGGCAAGACCTCGACCGATGAAACCAATTTGGCACAGGTCGAGAAGATCATCGACAGCAATTTCTACGGCGCGAAAGATATCAAAGACCGCATTACCGAATACCTGGCAACGCGCCAGTTGACCAATAACGTCTCCGCGCCTGTCATTTGTCTGACCGGTCCGGCGGGCACGGGCAAAGCATCGCTCGCATCCGCAGTCGCGACGGCACTGCATCGCAAGTTGATCCGATTCAGCGTGGCCGGATTCAGTTCCACCGCCGAATTGCGCGGCGAACCACACACTCTCGAAGGAGCCATGCCCGGCAAGATCATTCGTGCATTGATCGAAACCAACTGCGTCGATCCGGTCTTTTTGATTGAAGACCTCGACAAGCTTTCCTATGACGAGTCGCGCGTCTCGATTGCACTCGCATTTCTTGACGTCATCGACGCCCGCCAAAATCGCAAATACATCGACGACTATCTCGCCCTGCCGATCGACCTGTCACGCGTGATCTTCATGTTCAGCGTGCGCGGCACCGAAATGCTCGCCGAGCCTTTGCTCGAACGGATGGACGTAATCGAGTTCTCCGGCTATGTCGACCGCGAAAAAGTTACCATTGCCGAACGCCATCTGATTCCTTCGTTGCTCGCTTCGAACGGTATCAACAAATCTGAACTCGTGTTCACGACCGGCGCGATCAAGACCGTCATTCGTAACTACACGATGGAAGCCGGCCTCAGTCAGGTCAAACAGCGGCTCGAAACCGTTTGCCGGAAATTCTCCAAAGCCAAGGCTACTTCCGAGAAGAAGGTCAAATGGGTGATCTCCGAGGATAATCTTGAGCAATACTTCGGAACACCTGTGTACATCCCGGAAACTGCAGAAAGCCATCCCGAAATCGGCGTGGCGGCTGGTGTCGCCTGGACCGGTTCCGGCGGCGATATTATGATGATTGAGGGCTTGAAAATGCGCGGCTCCGGCAATGTCGCTTGCACCGGCTCGCTCGGTGAGGTGATGCGCGAATCCGTTCAGGCGGCGCATAGTTTCGTGCGCTCCAAAGCGGAGATGCTGGCTATTCCGCACGACGACTTTTCCAACTACGATATTCACGTTCACTTCCCGCAAGGCGCCATCCCCAAAGACGGTCCCTCGGCGGGAGTGACGATTTCACTGGTAATTGCGTCGGTCTTGAGCGACCGCCCGATTCGCAACGATATCGCCATGACCGGCGAGGTCAGCCTGCGCGGCAAGGTTCTGCCGGTGTCGGGTATCCGCGAGAAGGTTGCCGCAGCACATCGCGCGGGTATCTTCAAAATGGTCCTGCCGTCGCAAAACCGCAAAGACATCAAGGACATTACCCGCGAATTGCGCGACCAGATGGAGTTCATTTTCATCGACCGTACCGATCAACTATTCGAGATCGCACTGATGGATTACGATCCATCTGCCGCGACCCTGCAGGATCTGGTTATGCTGGAAATGCGCCGTCGCGCCAAAGAAAACAAACCGCCGCGCCGCAGTACAGCGCGCCGGGTCGCCGGCGGAACGGTTAAACCGCGCAAAACTGTCCGCAAGAAAAAGCCTGCCAAAGGCAAAAAGCGCCAACAGCAGTAGCTGGATTGCTCTGCCACGCAGCAGTCGTCTCTCTCACCAGAAAGATTGCTAAAGCACTTGATTGTGAACGCCCGCCGTCCACGTCGGGCGCTTTAGGTCGCGGCGGGCGTGGTCGGCCGCCGCGCACAAAGCCCATTGGTGGCAGAAACCTTCTAAATCCGCAATTTCCCTTTATCTTGACTATCTTGCTTCTGCGAATAATAATGTCTCATGGTCAGATTTAACCTGCGCGAACTGCTATTCGTCCCGAATCTTTTGACGTTGTTCCGGCTGTTTTTCCTGCCGTTGCCGGTGATTTGCATCGCGTACGGCAAAGACAACTTCGCGCTGGCGCTGTTGGGCGTCGCAATCGCTACCGACGTGCTCGATGGCTACTTCGCCCGCAAGTTGAATCAAATCTCTGAACTCGGCAAGATTCTCGACCCATTGGCGGACAAGATCGGCGTTGCTGCATTGGTCGTAGCATTGGCCGTTTATCGCGATTTCCCTTGGTGGGCGGCGGCGATTATCATTGTACGCGACCTGCTATTGCTCATCGGCAGTCTGGCAACATTGTCAAAGACTACTGAAATCCCAACCTCCAACCTCTTCGGCAAATTCACAGCACTAACCTGGGTCGTATTGGTAATCAGCTACCTAACACCATTCGTGATTCTGCAAAAAGTGCTACTTTGGTTAGCGGTTGCCATGGTGCCGATTTCATTTCTACTCTACTTGAAAAAGCGCCGCTGATACGATACCAACAGCATACCTCATTCCTACCATCGCATCCAGAAGCTCGCCTCATTCGGTATAGGCAGTTGCTTGCGCAATATCGTGCCGGAAGGATAGTGCAGAGTCACATCATACTTTGTGTCGTCGGGGTCGAGCGCACCGCTGGGAATCAGGTCGAGATACCAGTAACCGCTGGAATCGGTCGTCGTTGTTAGCGCAAACGGTGAGATGATTACTCCGTCGAACAATAGCGGCGATTTCTGAATCCGCGCCGTCACGATCACACCGTCAATGCCCCTGCCATCAAGTGATTGCACATAGCCATAAACGCGGCAGAGATTCGCAGTCGGCGTTTGGCCCGGATCGAAACGCGTCAGCCAAATCGTGTCATTCGCGCCGCCGGGATTGAAATCCACCAGCGTCGGCACAACTGCCTGACTGTACCCGTTTTGATTGACATATGCGGCATATTCGTGGTCATCAAGCGAGAATACCAAACGCCCGTTCGGATCGCTATTTCCCATCGCCGCAACCGCACTTTGGTCGGAGTTCAAAAGGCGAACAAACGCACCCGCCACTGCCGAGGACGAACCGGAGTCATACACATAGAGCGTGCAGGCATAAGCGCCCGAACCCGACGATGATACTGCGTTTGCAATGTCTGCGAAGTAGTCGCCGACATCATCTCCGATTACCTGATAACTCCCCGTCGCGGCGCCGCGCCAAGCCCCGCCAATCTTGACACGCACATAAACGTGATAGATTCCAAGCCGGCCTGCGCCGTCCGAAGCGCGATAGTGTATTTCGTACCAGCCATGGCGCGGATGAAACATCGCCGGAGATGATTGCGTGAGCGAGTCAATCAACACAGCGTCGGGACCGAAGCGCAATGCAATGATGCTGTCGGCATCGGCAATTACTGGATACATCGTTGTATCAAACGTGCAAAACGAGACGACTATCGAATCGGAGTCGCCGTTGCCCGCAACAGCGGGCGTGATCACAATTTGCGCTTGCGCCGTGCTTAAGGCTATAAGTAAGAACAAGATTAGTTTCTTCATCGTATTCCTCCAATCAACCCGCCGCCGATGACTGCAGCGCGTCTGCGGTTTGCGAAGATGCTACTCTGCGTGAGTCTGATAACGATCAATGGTCGGTCGTTGACAGCGTTGGCTTCAGATGAGTGATAGATGATTTCCGCGTCGTTGATCTGCCCAATCTGGTTGTTCCAGTAGTTATGCCAGACCCAACCGTGATTGGCAGTCGTGTCGGATACGATTCGATTCGCAAACAACGGTGGAATCGTCCAGGTGATAAATGCCCCGGCTACAGCGTTTCCACGATTCTGCCTGATCGAGTCAAGCACCGTATCGACGACATCGCTATTCGCGCCGAATGCACCGCCGATATTCCAGCGGAACGTGTCGGCGTCAGCAATGTAGCGATACACCCAATTGACATAGTTCGTGTTCGACTGCCCGGTTGCATTGCCGCAAACCCACTTGAGTTTGAGCAACTTGATTCCATTGGTCGACTCCCAGAGCGAATCTTCCGCGCCGTTAGCGACATTGTACAGCTTGGTGCGAATGGCAAATCGTTCGACATTGGCGCTTCCGCTTGGCAACTTTCTATACAACGCATCATTGTTGATCTTCATGAATGCGACTTTGTTGTCGTAATCGTGACCGGTATAAAGACTTCCCCATCCGCCGTAGCTTTCAAGCGAGTCAATTCCGGAGGATGATTCAGCCCAGGCATCTTCGATCTCGACCTTGCCGCTGAAGCACGCATTGCGATTGACGTACGCATTTGCCGTGTCACCTGCCGCCCAGGCTACTGCCCGGTTGAAGATCGTAAAGAACTGGCACGAATCGCGCGGCGTCGAAGTCACCGAGAACAATCCAAGAAAGACGCGGCGGCCTTTGGCGGTGTTTCGTCCGTCGCCGGTGTTGATGATTCTCTGCCCTGAGTCGGCGGCACAAAGATGTACATGCGACGTATCGTCGGCATCATCCTTGTCGATGATTAGCGGTGCGATATCGTGGCCTGTGTCGGGAAATGCCAGACCGTAGATACCGAGCGAGGTCGCGGTCCAAAGAAAGAGCGAATCCTGCAGTACGCGCGTAATCCAATGATCGCGGTTGATAACGCGGACAAAGCCGGATGCTTCAACCGTGCGGCCATTCGTACCGTTAGAGTTGACACCGAGATTGATCTCGTCCCAGGTTTCACTCTGCAGGCTCACAAAGCCGACACGCGAATTGGCGATTGTGTCGGCAACACTGTTCGGCGAAGGCGAAGCAACCTCGTTTCCGCACCAAATCACGACACCAAACGCGGTGTCGAAATATGCCCCATTGCGTCCCGCGACAGTGTCAGGCGTTATCCAAGAGACATCATATCCGAGGTCGTGCGTAAGCGCATTCGCCAGCAGAGTGTCGATGCCTTTGTTGCCGATATCCTCGACCACAATCGCCGCTCGGATGTTGTCGCCAAAGCAACAGACTGATGTCGCAGCAAACAATGCGTTAACTACGATGAGGAATCGGAGTCTTCGTCCGAGTTTAGCTCTTCGTCGCGCAGTTGATTGAGTAGTTCCCAAATCTTCTCCTTGTCGTCTTGTGACAGTTTGAGTTTCATCTTCAGTTCCAGCGCCTTGAGCAGATCGCCGACGCGCGGATTGATCTCCTTGTTGCGCAGTTCCTCGACGATCTTGGCTTGAATCTCTTCAAGAATCTCCAAGTCGTTTGCATTCCCCTTTCGTTGCTTGTCCAAATCATCAAGTTTGCTCATGCTGCTCCAACTCGAGGTTTGCCTCTAACGCGGTACCGACTGCGACTTCGCTTACGCTTTCGCAGAACGGGCAACAACGCGGAACAGTGTTCTTCAGGACGAAGTACATTTTCCCGCAGGAAGGACATTTCGCCATCATCAATCCATCCATCATTGGCTCATCCCATCTCGACAATCAGCAGATCAACCGTTACGGATTGAGACGATGGCACCATTCGCGCCAACCGGAAAGATTCATGAGACGGATCGCTCGTCGCAACAACGCCGATGGGGCTGTGAGGAATGGTTACTATGCAGGCGTTGTTAATTGACGGTGGCAGTTTGTTTCCACGGTGATCCGTCAGGTCGGCAAAGTTGATACTCTGCACCGAACCGCCGAGCAGGAATCGGCCATGCAGAATGTGCTTCGTGGCGCCGTCGCTTTCGGTGATGACAAACTCCGGCTCGAAATTCGCCATCTCGCCCCACACAACAACTCCCGGCACCAGCCACATTTTGCGCGCCAGCAAGTAGGTCAGGGTCGGATTCATCGGGAATCACCTCCCGTTACGCGTACCGGCGAACTGAGCTGTCCTCGCACTGGAGCGAAACGGTGTGCGATCTTGAGTCCATCGGCAAAGTAGTTTGCCCCCAGTTCCTGCCAGTGATTGGCGGTTGAGGTTCCGCCCGGCTGCTGCAGTGCAGACATCGCTTTGACGCGACACAGCACGGCCAATGCCAGATAGGTTTCGGCAGTGACCAAGCCTTGATTGGATGAATCGTGATATGATTCGTCGATCAGGCTTAAAAGCAGGTCATCGGCCTCGGCGACAGCGTTGTCGAGCTGTGCTTCGTCCAGCGTCAACGACTGCGTTTCGTAGTCGACAAATACGGTCTGCCCATCTTCGATTTGGCTTCCGGTAATTCGTCGAATCGTACCGCGTATGTGGTCAACGGCGTAGTCGCTGTTGCGCTGGTAGACGCGATAGGCAAAGAACCACACGGCAACTGTCGCACCTGCGGCGATTTCGCCGTCCAGCCGTTGTATCGTTCCCTGAACGTAGTCGATGTGATAATCAACGTGCTCGGTATAGATGCGCCCGAGCGAAGTGTCGGACGCCACCACCACGCTGTCGGGAATCAGATTTGTGTATCCCAACGGACATGGCAAATCGCCCAATGTGACCAGCGTTGCGTGCGGTGCGCCAAGTTCCTTGCCTTTGACGACAAGGCTTCCCTCTTTCAGTTGCGAGTGCATCAGCGCAATTGTCGCCAGACCGGACATCTCGACTGCGACATCGCGATAACTGTCTCGCAAGGAAATCGACTCGACCAAGTGTCGTCGCACGATTTCAGAATTGGTAAACGGCATAAACTCCCCGCGTTAGTTGTTGAGAAAGGTGATTGAAGTACACGGTGTGATCTGTGTTCCGACCGGCGCAGTGGTGAAAGCTGTGGTCACGCGCGCCCGCAGCCAGAAATGTAATCGCGACTCGATAGAGCACTTCTGCCAATCAATAGGCACACTCGCTGTGTCCTGCCACAATCGCAGGCGTTGGGTGAGCTGATCGAAATGAAAGGCGCCT
The sequence above is a segment of the bacterium genome. Coding sequences within it:
- a CDS encoding CDP-alcohol phosphatidyltransferase family protein — protein: MVRFNLRELLFVPNLLTLFRLFFLPLPVICIAYGKDNFALALLGVAIATDVLDGYFARKLNQISELGKILDPLADKIGVAALVVALAVYRDFPWWAAAIIIVRDLLLLIGSLATLSKTTEIPTSNLFGKFTALTWVVLVISYLTPFVILQKVLLWLAVAMVPISFLLYLKKRR
- the lon gene encoding endopeptidase La; translated protein: MSGTNRQLPIIPLRSTIIFPGCVETIQISLPRNLLLLRELRDSQQPIVMIPVRDGRGEITAAGDLEGIGVLARPLVTQTSRDSTCSVTFEAVRRIRLERLTGTEPYLVGDFIELPPEQDIDSLERALEKVFSYAVRVLTTDTHYSPEVYEIFKANRTDIDRFVDVVSHHLHFPFSEKRSLLSAVSLKERIFHLLDLLSEECQRIELEDELKVKVEDSINKSQREFFLRAKLKEIKRELGEDYDDDNVASTYRRRINMIHDLPIEVREQLFLETERLKMLSPASAEFGSIKRYLDWLMAVPWGKTSTDETNLAQVEKIIDSNFYGAKDIKDRITEYLATRQLTNNVSAPVICLTGPAGTGKASLASAVATALHRKLIRFSVAGFSSTAELRGEPHTLEGAMPGKIIRALIETNCVDPVFLIEDLDKLSYDESRVSIALAFLDVIDARQNRKYIDDYLALPIDLSRVIFMFSVRGTEMLAEPLLERMDVIEFSGYVDREKVTIAERHLIPSLLASNGINKSELVFTTGAIKTVIRNYTMEAGLSQVKQRLETVCRKFSKAKATSEKKVKWVISEDNLEQYFGTPVYIPETAESHPEIGVAAGVAWTGSGGDIMMIEGLKMRGSGNVACTGSLGEVMRESVQAAHSFVRSKAEMLAIPHDDFSNYDIHVHFPQGAIPKDGPSAGVTISLVIASVLSDRPIRNDIAMTGEVSLRGKVLPVSGIREKVAAAHRAGIFKMVLPSQNRKDIKDITRELRDQMEFIFIDRTDQLFEIALMDYDPSAATLQDLVMLEMRRRAKENKPPRRSTARRVAGGTVKPRKTVRKKKPAKGKKRQQQ